Proteins co-encoded in one Lacerta agilis isolate rLacAgi1 chromosome 6, rLacAgi1.pri, whole genome shotgun sequence genomic window:
- the LOC117048511 gene encoding adhesion G protein-coupled receptor E3-like — MRTTLSCLLLGFVICQGICLGFDVVDKDERGSGGPRQWRLDELWKHIDREGYREMTTLGTSHTSSEKIPYHCQPDIVRQNDGLRACFSAAKPENHFSHNNSFYCSVVGPAFNVLLSSCENGSVTPTSLQDTVGSVDKLLVSSSLQSIETNEERVSAVMLVLDGLASTAVAKAIASPEHQSQTVVTNSVVIQTHIISEEVISKNEALRLEAQEDQMTIDPRAVTDRITQGPVAVAFMSYSGLGSLLNGIFLQDETQQSRGILEEIFHMNSKMLSVSTSHWTRNISSPVNLTFRHLENKVPQEKAVCVHWDFASRSGAWSPEGCCLIQSNSTHSECSCQYLSNFAVLMASTPKQGALILSIISYIGLIISLICLFLSIVTFLFCRSVQNSSTFIHLQLSLCLFFADLLFLIGIDKTYNKILCSVIAGTLQYLFLACFVWMFLEGVNLFIIVKNLKVANYSGASKCMKISMYLCGYGLPAMIVGISAAISPGSYGTHYHCWLNHEKGFIWSFQGPVCAIIVINIIFFCLILMILRKKLASLNSEITTLRNTRSLTFKAMAHVFILGVTWCLGLFQFGPLAEVMAYLFTITNSVQGFFIFLVHCLLNKKVRETYWRLISCKKGIKSPVSEMTMTSVPITNPMRNEESTASGNQQMVGWGAEP, encoded by the exons AAATTCCCTACCACTGCCAACCAGATATTGTAAGGCAAAATGATGGTCTAAGGGCGTGTTTCAGTGCAGCAAAACCAGAG AATCACTTTAGTCATAACAACAGTTTCTACTGCTCAGTGGTAGGGCCAGCCTTCAACGTTTTGTTATCGTCCTGCGAAAATGGCAGTGTGACACCAACTTCCTTGCAG GACACAGTGGGCTCCGTTGACAAACTTCTTGTCAGCAGTTCCCTACAGAGTATTGAAACAAATGAGGAGCGTGTATCAGCTGTGATGTTGGTTTTGGATGGGCTGGCCTCAACCGCAGTTGCAAAAGCTATTGCATCTCCAGAGCACCAATCTCAGACTGTGGTTACTAACTCAGTAG TGATCCAAACCCACATAATCAGTGAAGAGGTTATTTCAAAAAATGAAGCTCTGCGTTTAGAGGCTCAAGAAGACCAAATGACCATTGATCCCAGAGCAGTGACTGACAGGATCACCCAAG GTCCTGTCGCTGTGGCCTTTATGTCATACAGTGGACTGGGATCACTCCTGAATGGGATTTTTCTGCAGGATGAGACTCAGCAGAGCAGGGGAATTCTGGAAGAAATCTTCCACATGAACTCCAAGATGCTAAGCGTTTCCACCAGCCACTGGACGAGGAATATTTCCAGCCCTGTCAACCTCACTTTTCGTCACCTTGAG AATAAAGTTCCCCAGGAAAAAGCGGTTTGTGTCCACTGGGACTTTGCAAGCAGAAGTGGTGCCTGGTCCCCTGAGGGCTGCTGTCTCATCCAGTCTAACAGCACTCATTCAGAATGCAGCTGTCAATACCTGTCCAACTTTGCTGTGCTGATGGCCTCCACTCCCAAGCAG GGAGCTCTGATCCTCTCCATCATCAGCTACATTGGACTGATCATCTCGCTCATCTGCCTCTTCCTGTCCATTGTTACCTTTCTCTTTTGCCGCTCCGTCCAAAACAGCAGCACCTTCATCCACCTGCAGCTGAGTTTGTGCCTCTTCTTTGCAGACCTCCTCTTCTTAATCGGAATTGACAAAACATACAACAAG ATCCTGTGCTCGGTCATAGCTGGGACACTGCAGTACCTCTTCCTGGCCTGTTTTGTGTGGATGTTCTTGGAAGGCGTGAACCTCTTCATCATCGTCAAGAACCTGAAAGTGGCAAATTACAGTGGTGCCAGCAAGTGCATGAAGATATCCATGTACCTCTGTGGCTATGGGCTCCCTGCCATGATTGTaggcatttctgcagcaatttcacCCGGGTCCTATGGGACCCATTATCA CTGCTGGCTTAACCATGAGAAAGGTTTTATCTGGAGCTTCCAGGGACCTGTCTGTGCCATAATCGTG aTCAACATTATATTTTTCTGCCTTATTCTGATGATCTTGCGTAAGAAACTTGCATCTCTCAATTCAGAGATAACTACCCTCAGAAATACCAG GTCACTGACATTTAAGGCAATGGCCCATGTATTCATCCTGGGTGTGACTTGGTGTCTAGGCCTCTTTCAGTTTGGCCCTCTGGCTGAGGTAATGGCATACCTGTTCACAATCACCAACAGTGTGCAGGGATTCTTCATCTTCTTGGTGCACTGCTTGCTGAACAAGAAG GTGAGAGAAACATACTGGCGTTTGATTTCTTGCAAGAAAGGTATCAAGTCTCCTGTTTCTGAGATGACCATGACTTCTGTCCCCATCACCAATCCCATG AGGAATGAGGAAAGCACCGCTTCAGGGAATCAACAGATGGTGGGATGGGGGGCAGAGCCATAA